One window of the Deltaproteobacteria bacterium genome contains the following:
- a CDS encoding pilus assembly protein PilP, whose product MDREGRSKGVLTFILVIGIALTVGGCDNLPLPFGKKRGKKEEQNKIVVTPKRLPRVPPPTSSPSPLPPKEEKRHYVYNPTGKRDPFRPFIAMQTPIKPSGEQVPITPLQKYDLSQVKLVAILVGKKGGRAMVEDSEGKGYIIKKGTYIGRNYGTVKAILKDRVIIEEKYKDYLGNVKLKRVVLRLHVPGEEKRP is encoded by the coding sequence ATGGATCGAGAAGGGAGATCAAAGGGGGTTTTAACCTTTATATTGGTCATCGGTATTGCCCTTACCGTAGGGGGGTGCGACAATTTACCCCTCCCATTTGGCAAAAAAAGGGGGAAAAAGGAGGAGCAGAACAAGATTGTGGTGACACCCAAGCGTCTCCCAAGAGTTCCCCCTCCCACATCCTCACCATCGCCCTTGCCGCCAAAGGAGGAAAAACGCCATTATGTCTACAATCCCACTGGCAAAAGGGACCCCTTTAGGCCATTTATCGCCATGCAGACCCCTATCAAGCCCTCCGGCGAGCAAGTACCCATCACCCCCTTGCAGAAATATGATCTAAGCCAAGTGAAATTGGTGGCTATCTTGGTGGGTAAAAAAGGGGGAAGAGCGATGGTGGAGGATTCTGAGGGGAAGGGTTATATCATCAAGAAGGGGACATATATAGGGAGAAATTACGGCACAGTGAAGGCCATCCTCAAGGATAGGGTGATCATCGAGGAGAAATATAAAGACTATTTGGGTAATGTCAAACTAAAGAGAGTTGTCTTGAGATTACATGTCCCCGGGGAGGAAAAAAGACCATGA